From one Catenuloplanes nepalensis genomic stretch:
- a CDS encoding XdhC family protein gives MRDIAAGLAEWRAAGLRFAIATVVSTWRSAPRPPGAAMAVAETGEVIGSVSGGCVEAAVYELARTVLENGSPVLATYGVADDDAFAVGLTCGGTIEVLVQPDTGLPDHVLSAVCQGRAVATASMLERGEGLGRRIHVPAEADLDGFDRVVADQAAGMLAAGATGVVALGAQGRRVFVQSFAPPPRMIVFGAVDFAAAVARIGKFLGYHVTVCDARPVFTTRRRFPDADEIVVRWPHDYLASTTIDARTVLCVLTHDPKFDVPLLVAALRSPARYIGAMGSRATHDDRAARLRDAGLSDAELARLSSPIGLDLGARTPEETAVSIAAEIIAATWGGSGRPLGDLEVPIHR, from the coding sequence GCGGGCCGCCGGCCTGCGGTTCGCGATCGCGACCGTGGTGTCGACGTGGCGGTCCGCGCCCCGCCCGCCCGGCGCCGCGATGGCCGTCGCCGAGACCGGCGAGGTGATCGGCAGCGTCTCCGGCGGCTGCGTCGAGGCCGCGGTCTACGAGCTCGCCCGCACGGTGCTGGAGAACGGTTCGCCGGTCCTCGCGACCTACGGCGTCGCGGACGACGACGCGTTCGCGGTCGGGCTGACCTGCGGCGGCACCATCGAGGTGCTGGTCCAGCCGGACACCGGCCTGCCGGACCACGTGCTCTCCGCGGTGTGCCAGGGGCGCGCCGTCGCGACCGCGTCCATGCTGGAGCGCGGGGAGGGGCTGGGACGGCGCATCCACGTACCCGCTGAAGCTGATCTTGATGGTTTTGATCGGGTGGTGGCGGATCAGGCCGCGGGAATGCTGGCGGCCGGTGCCACCGGGGTGGTCGCGCTCGGGGCACAGGGCCGGCGCGTGTTCGTGCAGTCGTTCGCGCCGCCACCGCGCATGATCGTCTTCGGTGCGGTCGACTTCGCGGCCGCGGTGGCGAGGATCGGGAAGTTCCTCGGCTACCACGTGACGGTCTGCGACGCCCGGCCGGTCTTCACCACGCGGCGGCGCTTCCCGGACGCGGACGAGATCGTGGTGCGGTGGCCGCACGACTACCTGGCGTCCACCACGATCGACGCGCGCACCGTGCTCTGCGTGCTCACCCACGACCCGAAGTTCGACGTTCCGCTGCTGGTCGCGGCACTGCGCTCGCCGGCCCGCTACATCGGCGCCATGGGCAGCCGCGCCACCCACGACGACCGGGCGGCACGCCTGCGCGACGCGGGCCTGTCCGACGCGGAACTGGCCCGGCTGTCCTCCCCGATCGGTCTCGATCTCGGCGCGCGCACGCCGGAGGAGACCGCGGTCTCGATCGCGGCCGAGATCATCGCGGCCACCTGGGGCGGCTCCGGCCGGCCACTGGGCGACCTCGAGGTGCCGATCCACCGGTAG